From Schizosaccharomyces pombe strain 972h- genome assembly, chromosome: II, the proteins below share one genomic window:
- a CDS encoding acid phosphatase, translated as MSQMSSASVKFPDSVPGVDYPKQLQLKYLQVIFRHGERAPVKERLGSAGIPKDWKLCNNARRFFAQIKGEKEWSVLGFERKVESPVDTSLAAPTSDNSPSGVCIHGELTDFGRVTTRTLGEYLRERYVKQLKFLPDELNNYADVYMRATPMVRALESLEHVFSGLYPESKRKMGLPVIFTRNWSDENLLPNENNCPRLVQLYEEFAERAAKLYDPLLAGRASEMMSQFMNGQPVRVVSSHPRLSGLLDTINAAIGSHVDFNPNLRDEQWLRDAETAVVEEWFGGYKVSKLMRQLGAGSLLNDLSMRMENFVVAEKNGSPYHRLALYGAHDVTIAAILASLDAFDYRWPPFTSHLEMELFEDTSSKSDSQNQSGDNKTTDLKLFSDESTDASNSAIVAASNSARDMSDWYVRITYNSTPVVMGACRGQGYKGNDTICPLSIFKDTVRALKPVEYHTMCKPVKK; from the coding sequence ATGTCTCAAATGTCTTCAGCTTCTGTTAAATTCCCGGATTCAGTTCCCGGAGTCGATTATCCAAAACAGCTGCAACTGAAATATTTACAAGTCATATTTCGACATGGTGAACGTGCTCCCGTGAAGGAAAGACTTGGTTCCGCCGGTATCCCTAAGGATTGGAAGCTTTGTAATAATGCAAGGAGGTTTTTTGCGCAAATTAAAGGGGAAAAGGAATGGTCTGTGTTGGGTTTTGAAAGGAAGGTTGAGTCACCAGTTGACACGTCTCTTGCAGCACCAACTTCAGACAATTCCCCAAGTGGTGTTTGCATTCATGGTGAATTGACTGATTTTGGGCGTGTTACTACCAGAACACTTGGTGAGTATCTTCGAGAACGTTATGTCaaacaattgaaattcTTACCTGATGAATTGAATAACTACGCTGATGTTTATATGCGTGCGACTCCAATGGTGCGAGCCTTGGAGTCTTTAGAACATGTTTTTTCCGGATTGTATCCTGAGTCAAAGCGTAAGATGGGTTTACCTGTCATTTTTACGAGAAATTGGTCAGACGAAAACCTACTTCCTAATGAAAACAACTGTCCTCGACTTGTGCAACTATATGAAGAATTTGCAGAACGAGCTGCTAAGCTTTACGATCCCTTACTTGCAGGCCGTGCCTCTGAAATGATGAGTCAATTCATGAATGGTCAGCCTGTTAGAGTTGTTTCAAGCCATCCTCGTCTCAGTGGTTTGCTTGATACTATTAACGCTGCCATTGGTAGCCATGTCGACTTCAATCCCAACCTAAGAGATGAACAATGGTTACGCGATGCCGAAACTGCTGTTGTAGAAGAATGGTTTGGCGGTTATAAGGTTTCTAAGTTGATGCGTCAATTAGGTGCTGGAAGCTTGTTAAATGATTTAAGCATGAGAATGGAGAACTTCGTGGTCGCTGAAAAGAATGGTTCACCCTATCATCGTTTGGCCCTCTATGGCGCACATGATGTTACAATAGCTGCCATTTTAGCATCTTTGGACGCATTTGACTATCGCTGGCCACCCTTTACATCACATCTTGAAATGGAACTATTCGAAGATACATCAAGCAAATCCGATTCCCAAAATCAAAGCGGCGATAATAAGACGACAGATTTGAAGTTGTTTTCCGATGAGTCTACAGATGCCAGCAATAGTGCTATCGTTGCTGCGTCTAATTCTGCTAGAGATATGTCTGATTGGTATGTCCGAATTACCTACAATTCAACCCCTGTAGTGATGGGTGCATGTCGAGGTCAAGGATACAAAGGCAATGATACGATCTGTCCTCTTTCTATATTTAAGGATACAGTCCGTGCATTAAAGCCTGTTGAATATCACACTATGTGTAAACCGGtgaaaaagtaa
- the mcm2 gene encoding MCM complex subunit Mcm2: MDSFRKRGRRDSESLPFESENSSLGATPLSLPPSSPPPEFSDEAAEALVEEDIEDLDGEALDVEDEEGEDLFGEGMERDYQQNLELDRYDIEELDDDNDLEELDIGARRAVDARLRRRDIELDAAAGRTKPAAFLQDEDDDLDSNLGTGFTRHRHRIYDEYSPNVGALDESGELPLESIADVKADSIAEWVTLDPVRRTIAREFKNFLLEYTDENGTSVYGNRIRTLGEVNAESLMVNYAHLGESKPILAYFLANAPAPIFRIFDRVALEATLLHYPDYERIHSDIHVRITNLPTCFTLRDLRQSHLNCLVRVSGVVTRRTGLFPQLKYIRFTCTKCGATLGPFFQDSSVEVKISFCHNCSSRGPFVINSERTVYNNYQRITLQESPGTVPSGRLPRHREVILLADLVDVAKPGEEIDVTGIYRNNFDASLNTKNGFPVFATIIEANHISQLDGSGNTDDDFSLSRLTDDEEREIRALAKSPDIHNRIIASMAPSIYGHRSIKTAIAAALFGGVPKNINGKHKIRGDINVLLLGDPGTAKSQFLKYVEKTAHRAVFATGQGASAVGLTASVRKDPITNEWTLEGGALVLADKGVCLIDEFDKMNDQDRTSIHEAMEQQSISISKAGIVTTLQARCTIIAAANPIGGRYNTTIPFNQNVELTEPILSRFDILQVVKDTVNPEIDEQLANFVVSSHIRSHPAFDPNMDVLKKVPTETGIDAKPIPQDLLRKYIHFAREKVFPRLQQMDEEKISRLYSDMRRESLATGSYPITVRHLESAIRLSEAFAKMQLSEFVRPSHIDKAIQVIIDSFVNAQKMSVKRSLSRTFAKYLI, from the exons ATGGATTCTTTTCGGAAAAGGGGTCGCCGCGATTCTGAAAGTTTACCTTTTGAATCAGAAAATTCTTCTCTCGGTGCTACACCTCTTTCTTTACCTCCTTCTTCACCTCCTCCAGAATTCTCTGATGAAGCTGCAGAAGCTCTCGTGGAGGAGGATATTGAGGATCTGGACGGAGAAGCTTTAGATGTAGAGGATGAAGAAGGTGAAGATTTGTTCGGAGAAGGAATGGAACG TGAttatcaacaaaatttgGAGCTAGATCGTTATGACATTGAAGAACTAGATGACGATAACGATCTTGAAGAATTAGATATCGGGGCCCGAAGAGCTGTTGATGCCAGGTTGAGACGACGTGATATTGAGCTCGATGCTGCTGCAGGTAGAACAAAACCTGCTGCATTTTTACaagatgaagatgatgatTTGGACTCCAATCTTGGCACAGGCTTCACTCGTCATCGACATCGAATTTACGACGAATATTCACCTAATGTTGGCGCATTGGACGAATCTGGTGAACTTCCTCTTGAATCAATTGCCGACGTAAAGGCCGATAGTATTGCCGAATGGGTTACTCTTGATCCTGTTCGGCGTACAATTGCTCgagaattcaaaaatttccttcttGAATATACAGATGAAAATGGCACCTCTGTATACGGTAACCGTATTCGCACATTGGGTGAGGTTAATGCTGAGTCGTTGATGGTTAATTATGCCCATCTTGGTGAATCTAAACCCATTTTGGCTTATTTCTTGGCCAATGCGCCTGCACCTATTTTTCGCATATTTGATCGTGTTGCTTTGGAAGCCACTCTTTTGCATTATCCAGACTATGAAAGAATACACTCTGATATTCATGTTCGTATCACTAATCTTCCTACTTGTTTTACTTTACGCGATCTACGACAATCCCATCTTAATTGCCTTGTACGGGTATCTGGTGTCGTAACTAGGCGCACTGGGCTTTTTCCACAATTAAAATACATTCGGTTTACATGTACCAAATGTGGTGCTACTTTGGGtccattttttcaagaCTCTAGCGttgaagtaaaaatttctttctgtCACAACTGTTCCAGCCGTGGTCCGTTTGTAATCAACTCTGAACGGACTGTATATAATAACTATCAAAGGATCACTTTACAAGAATCACCTGGCACCGTCCCCTCAGGTAGACTGCCTCGACACCGTGAAGTTATTCTTTTAGCGGACTTGGTTGATGTTGCCAAACCAGGCGAAGAGATTGATGTTACTGGCATATACCGCAATAACTTCGATGCTAGTCTGAATACCAAAAACGGGTTTCCTGTCTTCGCTACAATTATAGAAGCAAATCACATATCGCAACTTGACGGCAGTGGTAATACTGATGATGATTTCTCTTTAAGTCGGCTTACTGATGATGAGGAAAGGGAAATTCGGGCATTAGCAAAGTCGCCTGATATTCACAACAGAATTATTGCATCGATGGCGCCTTCTATTTATGGACATCGCTCTATCAAAACTGCTATTGCTGCTGCTTTATTCGGTGGTGTCCCCAAAAATATTAACGGTAAGCATAAAATTAGAGGTGATATCAATGTTTTATTGTTGGGAGATCCAGGAACCGCCAAATCTCAATTTCTTAAGTATGTTGAAAAAACGGCACATAGGGCTGTCTTCGCCACAGGTCAGGGTGCCAGTGCTGTTGGTCTAACTGCATCCGTCCGTAAAGACCCCATTACGAATGAATGGACTTTGGAAGGGGGTGCTTTGGTTTTAGCAGATAAAGGTGTTTGTTTGATTGACGAGTTCGATAAAATGAATGATCAGGATCGTACTTCTATTCACGAAGCCATGGAACAACAAAGTATTTCTATTTCTAAGGCGGGTATTGTGACTACCTTGCAGGCGAGGTGCACTATTATTGCTGCCGCTAATCCCATCGGTGGACGTTATAACACTACAATTCCTTTTAATCAAAATGTTGAGCTGACCGAACCTATTTTATCTCGTTTTGACATCCTTCAGGTCGTCAAAGACACGGTTAATCCTGAAATTGATGAACAGCTAGCTAATTTTGTTGTATCAAGTCATATTCGATCTCATCCTGCATTTGATCCGAATATGGATGTCTTGAAGAAAGTCCCTACTGAGACTGGTATTGATGCCAAACCCATTCCCCAAGATCTTCTTCGTAAATATATCCATTTCGCTCgtgaaaaagtttttcctCGATTACAGCAAAtggatgaagaaaagattTCGAGACTTTATAGCGATATGAGACGCGAGTCACTGGCTACTGGAAGTTATCCTATTACTGTGCGTCATCTGGAGTCTGCTATCCGTTTAAGTGAAGcatttgcaaaaatgcAGCTCAGTGAGTTTGTGCGCCCTTCACATATAGACAAAGCCATTCAAGTGATTATTGATTCCTTTGTGAATGCCCAAAAAATGAGTGTTAAACGAAGTTTGTCAAGAACATTTGCTAAATatcttatttaa
- the rpt2 gene encoding 19S proteasome base subcomplex ATPase subunit Rpt2 yields MGQAQSGNFSNFGDGANGDNKKDQKKDKPKYEPPVPTRTGRRKKKAQSGPDASAKLPTVIPTTRCRLRLLKMQRIHDHLLMEEEYVQNQERLKPQDERTQEERNRVDEIRGTPMSVGTLEEIIDDDHAIVSTAGPEYYVSIMSFVDKDMLEPGCSVLLHHKAMSIVGLLLDDTDPMINVMKLDKAPTESYADIGGLESQIQEIKEAVELPLTHPELYEEMGIKPPKGVILYGAPGTGKTLLAKAVANQTSATFLRVVGSELIQKYLGDGPRLVRQLFNAAEEHSPSIVFIDEIDAIGTKRYDAQSGAEREIQRTMLELLNQLDGFDTSQRDIKVIMATNRISDLDPALIRPGRIDRKILFENPDEATKRKIFTIHTSKMNLGEDVNLEELIQCKDDLSGAEIKAIVSEAGLLALRERRMRVVMDDFRQAREKVLKTKDEGGPAGGLYI; encoded by the exons ATG GGACAAGCACAATCTGggaatttttctaatttcgGCGATGGTGCCAACGGCgacaataaaaaagaccaaaagaaagataagCCCAAATACGAACCTCCAGTTCCCACTCGAACTGGTCGTCGTAAGAAGAAGGCTCAAAGTGGTCCTGATGCATCGGCAAAACTACCTACTGTTATCCCAACGACTCGTTGTCGTTTAAGGTTgttaaaaatgcaaagaATCCACGATCATTTGCTTATGGAAGAAGAGTATGTGCAAAACCAGGAACGTCTTAAGCCACAGGATGAACGAACTCAGGAAGAACGCAATCGTGTAGATGAAATTCGTGGTACTCCAATGTCTGTAGGAACTTTAGAGGAAATTATAGACGACGATCATGCCATCGTTTCCACAGCTGGACCAGAGTACTATGTTTCCATCATGTCATTTGTCGATAAAGACATGTTAGAGCCTGGTTGCAGTGTACTTCTCCATCACAAAGCCATGAGTATAGTAGGCTTACTTCTTGATGATACCGATCCAATGATTAATGTTATGAAACTCGACAAAGCACCTACAGAAAGTTATGCCGATATTGGTGGTCTTGAATCTCAAATTCAAGAGATCAAAGAGGCTGTAGAGCTTCCTCTTACCCATCCTGAACTCTATGAGGAAATGGGCATAAAACCCCCTAAAGGTGTCATTTTATATGGTGCTCCCGGTACTGGTAAAACTTTACTAGCGAAAGCTGTTGCTAATCAAACTTCTGCTACGTTCTTGCGTGTCGTTGGTTCTGAacttattcaaaaatatttaggTGATGGTCCCCGTCTTGTGAGACAATTATTTAATGCTGCCGAAGAACATTCGCCctctattgtttttattgatgaaattgatgctATAGGTACAAAGCGTTACGATGCCCAGTCGGGTGCTGAACGAGAAATTCAACGTACTATGCTTGAGTTACTCAATCAGTTGGATGGATTCGATACGAGTCAGCGTGATATTAAGGTTATTATGGCTACTAACCGTATCAGCGATCTTGATCCGGCTCTTATTCGTCCAGGTCGTATTGACCGCAAAATTCTTTTCGAGAATCCTGATGAAGCTACGAAAcgtaaaatttttaccaTTCACACTTCCAAGATGAATTTGGGCGAGGATGTTAATTTAGAAGAGTTAATTCAATGCAAAGATGATTTATCTGGTGCAGAAATTAAAGCAATCGTTTCTGAAGCTGGTTTGCTTGCTCTGCGTGAACGCCGAATGCGAGTTGTTATGGACGACTTTCGGCAAGCTCGTGAAAAGGTTTTAAAAACGAAGGACGAAGGTGGACCTGCTGGTGGTCTTTATATCTAA
- the mlo2 gene encoding ubiquitin protein ligase E3 component mlo2 (ubiquitin protein ligase E3 component human N-recognin 7 homolog Mlo2), which produces MEETAHELTVKQYVEQQRELEREAREVLPYSFDTCTYSMGYLKQPLYACLTCQKASGSLNAVCYSCSISCHADHDLVDLFNKRHFRCDCGTTRTHSIPCNLRKSVDECGSENDYNHNFEGRFCICDTVYNPETEEGTMFQCILCEDWFHEKCLQKTNKGIAIPDAETFEWLVCSECSEKYRDHLLNQKHESIAGTERAPLFLSENFRENLCPCESCISLRNLEMPMLVAEEPIYEPPEDSEDGISEMNEDPSESGEMIEQVISSTMNDVLRILDRLPRVQANESVYAYNRLKSELTDFLTPFARENRVVTKEDISNFFLERSRISKNLR; this is translated from the coding sequence ATGGAGGAAACGGCTCATGAATTAACGGTTAAGCAATATGTTGAACAGCAAAGGGAGCTTGAAAGGGAGGCACGAGAAGTTTTGCCTTACAGCTTTGACACGTGCACTTATTCGATGGGCTATTTGAAGCAACCTTTATACGCTTGTTTGACATGTCAAAAAGCTAGCGGAAGCTTAAATGCTGTTTGCTATAGCTGCAGTATTAGCTGCCATGCTGACCATGATCTTGTGGACCTATTCAATAAACGACATTTTCGATGTGATTGTGGCACCACAAGAACCCACTCCATACCTTGTAATTTACGGAAATCCGTTGATGAATGTGGCTCAGAAAATGATTATAATCATAATTTCGAAGGGCGATTTTGCATATGTGATACGGTGTATAATCCAGAGACAGAGGAAGGAACTATGTTTCAATGCATCCTTTGCGAAGATTGGTTTCACGAAAAGTGTCTGCAGAAAACTAATAAAGGAATTGCAATCCCAGATGCTGAGACTTTTGAATGGTTGGTGTGTTCAGAATGTTCAGAAAAATACCGCGATCATCTTTTAAACCAGAAGCATGAAAGCATAGCTGGTACAGAACGAGCGCCTCTATTTCTTTCAGAAAACTTTAGGGAAAATTTGTGCCCTTGTGAATCTTGCATCAGTTTGCGTAATTTGGAGATGCCAATGTTGGTGGCAGAAGAACCTATTTACGAACCTCCTGAGGATTCTGAGGATGGAATCAGTGAGATGAATGAGGATCCCAGTGAATCTGGAGAAATGATTGAGCAAGTCATATCTAGCACAATGAATGATGTCCTTCGTATTTTGGACAGACTTCCTCGTGTACAAGCTAACGAAAGCGTTTATGCGTATAATCGCTTAAAATCTGAGCTAACGGACTTCCTCACTCCATTTGCTCGTGAAAATAGGGTTGTCACCAAGGAAGatatatcaaattttttcttggaGCGATCTCGAATCAGTAAAAATTTACGGTAG
- the maa1 gene encoding aspartate aminotransferase Maa1, with protein sequence MLARNLRCLHPNTFASLKTNVSYHGVKCLASQSKRGFKVWADVPMGPPDPIFGITEAYKKDGDVKKMNLGAGTYRDDAGKPYVLPSVRQAETELLSQKLDKEYAPITGIPSFRVQATKLAYGDVYESIKDRLVSAQSISGTGALCIAANFLASFYPSKTIYVSDPTWGNHKNVFSRAGLTVKSYKYYDPATRGLDIKGMLSDLTSAPDGSIILLHACAHNPTGVDPTKAQWDDILKTMQKKNHFALLDMAYQGFASGDFARDAYATRLFASSNVPMLLCQSFAKNMGLYGERAGCFSILANDAEEAARIESQTKILIRALYSNPPVNGARIANHILSNPALREQWAGEVVGMSERLKSMRKALRNILEKDLKNKHSWKHITDQIGMFCYTGLNPQQVDVLAKQYHIYLTKNGRISISGLNTSNVRYFAEAINAVTSN encoded by the coding sequence ATGTTGGCCAGGAATTTGCGTTGTTTGCATCCAAATACATTTGCATCGTTAAAAACCAACGTTTCCTACCATGGAGTAAAATGCTTGGCAAGTCAGAGCAAGCGTGGATTCAAGGTTTGGGCAGATGTACCTATGGGACCACCGGATCCCATCTTTGGTATTACAGAGGCCTATAAAAAGGATGGAGATGTTAAGAAAATGAACTTGGGTGCTGGTACATATCGTGATGATGCCGGAAAGCCTTATGTTCTGCCCAGTGTTCGTCAGGCAGAAACTGAGCTGTTGAGTCAGAAACTCGACAAAGAATATGCACCCATCACAGGAATTCCCAGTTTCCGTGTGCAAGCAACAAAATTGGCTTATGGCGATGTTTACGAGTCTATAAAGGATAGGCTGGTTTCTGCTCAATCCATTAGTGGTACCGGTGCCTTGTGTATAGCAGCTAATTTCCTTGCTTCATTTTATCCATCAAAGACTATTTACGTATCTGACCCTACTTGGGGAAATCACAAGAATGTATTTTCTCGAGCTGGCTTGACCGTTAAGTCCTACAAGTATTATGATCCTGCTACTCGTGGGTTGGACATTAAAGGCATGTTGTCCGATTTAACTTCAGCTCCTGATGGctctattatattattgcATGCTTGTGCTCACAATCCAACTGGTGTAGATCCTACGAAAGCTCAGTGGGATGATATCCTCAAAACaatgcaaaagaaaaaccatTTTGCTCTTTTAGACATGGCTTACCAAGGATTTGCCAGTGGTGATTTTGCTCGTGATGCTTATGCCACTCGTCTGTTCGCCTCCAGCAATGTCCCCATGTTACTCTGCCAATCCTTTGCTAAAAACATGGGTCTATATGGTGAACGTGCTGGCTGCTTTAGCATTTTAGCCAACGATGCTGAGGAAGCCGCTCGTATCGAAAGCCAAACTAAGATTCTCATTCGTGCTTTGTATTCCAACCCTCCCGTCAATGGGGCCAGAATTGCCAACCATATATTGAGCAACCCTGCACTTCGTGAACAGTGGGCTGGTGAAGTTGTAGGCATGTCCGAACGTCTTAAGAGTATGCGTAAGGCTCTTCGCAACATCCTTGAAAAGGACCTTAAGAATAAACACAGCTGGAAGCATATCACTGACCAAATTGGTATGTTTTGTTATACTGGTTTAAATCCCCAGCAAGTTGATGTTTTGGCTAAACAGTATCACATTTACCTCACTAAGAATGGTCGTATTAGCATCTCCGGTCTCAACACTTCCAATGTAAGATACTTTGCCGAAGCTATCAATGCCGTTACTTCGAATTAG
- the sfb3 gene encoding COPII-coated vesicle-associated protein Sfb3: MAYPGQFGNYGNPETYRQNVAGNIASYGGPEIDTQLAAQMNAQMYIQQGSAMAPQPRRARRHKDAHAYDMSLTDAEPALAPVMSPAIPPSMNYPTPSTPSVLPESFSNDTNLLDPAALPSAPEVRYEDQQLFKNQIFNTMEKGSPPMSTTDFVGYEQGNSSSKFVQFTSYAIPATNDVCNASGIPLGMIVQPFAELRPDEAPVPVVDNTNSNPPRCKKCRGYINPFIQFTMASSKWTCNLCGSENSFNDDGFNPLVGSQHDGVESRPELNVGTIDFKVGKDYWIKEDPPKPARFVFMIDVSYEASSKGLPKVAAEAIRNILYGPVPLDPNVKIAIVCFDRSVNFFNLSPNLEQPHMLAASDLENPFVPFSSGLFVDPIASKVVIERLLDSFPAIFQDVKIPEPVVGNALEVVKLLLKETGGKAFVFVSALPTMGLGKLRHREDQRLYGTSDEKNLWNTQDKWYTSLADEYVTAGIGVDIFFTATAYVDVATVGSVATLSGGQIYHYSNFVADRDGSRLKQDLFRSVTREQGYRVMLKTRCSNGLRVSKYLGNFLQRTPQDIEFGSLDADKSVTVLFSYDGKLNGALDAHFQTAVLYTTPSGERRVRVVNYCCAVTSKSYDTISLAIVEPIVAVLAKIASTNIAAGSLKDTSVRLVEGVVKILSSYRKVAANRLTPGQLVLPKNLVLLPILILAVLKSSAIRSGSIHSDIRVSQLREVRAAPIQELMLNLYPNIYALHQLQPTDCLPDPENTGCLPINMPLCVRASRKFIEDGGAFLIVTGQKSYLWFHQRTSPLLLQDLLGVESLEDIDSLKALELPTLDTVLSVQVRNLLSSLRMQFPSMALHPQIVRQGLDGSEGEIFSTLVEDNTREGFGYLDFLTKIHESLHTQGYK; encoded by the coding sequence atggcCTATCCCGGGCAGTTTGGAAATTACGGTAATCCTGAGACTTATAGGCAAAATGTTGCTGGCAATATTGCTTCATATGGGGGCCCTGAAATTGACACTCAGTTAGCTGCTCAAATGAACGCACAAATGTATATACAGCAAGGTAGTGCAATGGCTCCACAACCCCGACGCGCTAGAAGACATAAAGATGCCCATGCATATGATATGTCATTGACAGATGCTGAACCAGCTTTGGCTCCTGTCATGTCGCCTGCTATCCCGCCTTCCATGAATTATCCTACGCCAAGTACACCCTCAGTACTTCCAGAATCTTTTTCTAATGATACAAATCTCCTCGATCCTGCAGCATTACCTTCGGCTCCTGAAGTTCGCTATGAAGATCAgcaattgtttaaaaaccAAATATTCAATACCATGGAAAAGGGTTCTCCACCTATGTCCACTACAGATTTTGTTGGGTATGAACAAGGAAATTCATCTTCCAAATTCGTTCAGTTTACCAGTTACGCGATTCCAGCTACCAATGATGTTTGCAATGCTTCCGGAATCCCCTTGGGAATGATTGTTCAACCGTTCGCAGAGTTACGTCCTGATGAAGCACCCGTACCCGTTGTAGATAACACAAATTCAAATCCCCCACGTTGCAAAAAATGTCGTGGCTACATCAATCCTTTTATCCAATTCACGATGGCAAGTAGTAAATGGACTTGCAATCTTTGCGGTTCAGAAAATAGTTTTAATGATGATGGTTTTAATCCTTTAGTCGGTAGTCAGCATGATGGAGTGGAGTCTCGTCCAGAATTAAATGTTGGCActattgattttaaagTGGGGAAGGACTATTGGATAAAGGAGGATCCGCCAAAGCCGGCTCGCTTTGTTTTTATGATTGATGTTTCCTATGAAGCTTCCTCCAAAGGACTTCCCAAGGTTGCAGCTGAAGCTATTCGGAATATTCTCTACGGACCGGTACCTCTTGATCCTAATGTCAAAATTGCTATTGTCTGCTTTGATCGAAGCgttaatttcttcaatttatCTCCTAATTTAGAGCAACCCCATATGTTAGCTGCTTCTGATTTAGAGAATCCCTTTGTTCCATTTTCTTCCGGTCTTTTTGTTGATCCCATTGCTTCAAAAGTTGTCATTGAGAGATTGCTGGACAGTTTCCCTGCAATTTTTCAAGATGTTAAAATTCCCGAACCAGTCGTTGGCAATGCACTGGAAGTAGTAAAACTCCTTCTTAAGGAAACAGGTGGAAaagcttttgtttttgttagTGCTCTTCCTACGATGGGATTGGGGAAATTAAGGCATCGTGAAGATCAAAGATTATATGGGACTTCTGATGAAAAGAATCTTTGGAACACCCAAGACAAGTGGTATACATCTCTTGCCGATGAATATGTTACTGCTGGTATAGGTGTTgatattttctttactgCTACTGCTTATGTTGATGTTGCTACTGTTGGAAGTGTTGCGACCTTAAGTGGTGGGCAGATTTACCACTATAGTAATTTTGTTGCTGATCGTGATGGATCTCGACTTAAACAAGATTTATTTAGAAGTGTTACCAGAGAGCAAGGCTATCGAGTGATGTTGAAGACACGATGCTCAAATGGTCTGCGTGTCTCCAAATATTTAGGCAACTTCTTGCAACGAACTCCACAAGATATCGAATTTGGCAGTCTTGATGCTGATAAAAGTGTAACAGTTCTGTTTTCCTATGATGGAAAATTAAATGGAGCTTTGGACGCTCACTTTCAAACTGCGGTTTTATATACCACTCCTTCTGGTGAGAGAAGAGTAAGGGTTGTTAACTATTGCTGTGCTGTCACTTCTAAAAGCTACGATACGATTTCTCTTGCCATTGTTGAACCTATCGTTGCAGTTTTAGCTAAAATTGCATCGACAAATATTGCAGCGGgttctttaaaagataCATCGGTTAGGTTAGTGGAGGGTGTCGTGAAAATCTTATCTAGTTATCGGAAGGTTGCTGCTAATCGTTTGACTCCAGGCCAACTGGTTCTTCCAAAGAACTTGGTGTTATTACCTATTTTGATTCTTGCAGTTTTGAAATCATCTGCTATCCGAAGTGGAAGCATTCATAGTGATATTCGTGTTTCACAGCTCAGAGAGGTGAGAGCAGCTCCTATTCAAGAGTTGATGCTAAATCTTTATCCAAACATTTATGCACTACATCAATTACAGCCCACTGATTGTCTTCCTGACCCTGAAAATACGGGTTGTCTACCTATCAATATGCCACTTTGCGTTCGAGCATCTCGAAAATTCATTGAGGATGGTGGTGCTTTTTTAATCGTCACTGGCCAAAAGTCTTACTTATGGTTTCATCAAAGAACCTCTCCTCTTTTACTTCAAGATCTATTAGGTGTTGAGAGTCTTGAGGATATTGATTCTCTGAAAGCGCTTGAGCTTCCGACATTGGACACAGTTCTTTCTGTACAAGTTCGCAATCTCCTTTCTTCTCTTAGAATGCAATTTCCCAGCATGGCTCTTCACCCACAAATCGTACGCCAGGGTTTAGATGGTAGTGAAGGTGAAATATTCTCAACATTAGTAGAGGATAACACTCGCGAAGGATTTGGATACCTAGACTTTTTAACGAAAATTCACGAATCTCTGCATACTCAAGGctacaaataa